One stretch of Jiangella gansuensis DSM 44835 DNA includes these proteins:
- a CDS encoding FAD-binding oxidoreductase, which produces MRSDHSAEWGAVDDGVVEKLRGIVGPEHVKTDDGAVAAFSRDATPLFAARPDVVVLPGSTAEVAAVLRLATERRIPVTPRGAGSNLAAGTLAQDGGIVLVLTRLDRILEVDADELLAVVQTGVTTTELAAVAAQQGLLYVPDPGSKTVSTVGGNVATCAGGLRGLKYGVTRNYVLGLEAVLPTGEIIRTGGRLWKDVAGYDLTRLLTGSEGTLAVVTEVTVALVPAPADSRTGVAYFPALADAGRAVARVIADGVVPATLEFLDTKCINAVEDFAGLGLDRTAGALLLFGDDGDPDTVARNLERMAQSCAKEGATGVTLAQDVAASEALLTARRCSLPALARLAPVTVLEDVGVPRPRIAEMVGRIDEIADRHGISVATFGHAGDGNLHPTAVVDPSDDGAIERTKAAIGDIFSAALELGGTITGEHGVGAAKLPWLADRLGADQVALLSRIKAAFDPAGILNPGKTGSPFP; this is translated from the coding sequence ATGAGGTCGGACCACAGCGCTGAGTGGGGTGCCGTCGACGACGGCGTGGTCGAGAAACTGCGTGGCATCGTCGGGCCGGAGCACGTCAAGACCGACGACGGCGCCGTGGCCGCGTTCTCCCGCGACGCCACACCGCTGTTTGCGGCACGGCCGGACGTCGTGGTGCTGCCGGGGTCGACGGCGGAGGTGGCCGCGGTCCTGCGGCTGGCCACCGAGCGGCGCATCCCGGTGACACCCCGTGGCGCGGGCTCGAACCTGGCCGCCGGCACGCTGGCGCAGGACGGCGGCATCGTGCTGGTGCTCACCCGGCTGGACCGGATCCTGGAGGTCGACGCCGACGAACTGCTCGCCGTCGTACAGACCGGGGTGACGACGACGGAGCTGGCGGCGGTCGCGGCGCAGCAGGGCCTGCTCTACGTGCCGGACCCGGGCAGCAAGACGGTGTCCACCGTCGGCGGCAACGTCGCCACCTGCGCCGGCGGCCTGCGCGGGCTGAAGTACGGCGTCACCCGCAATTACGTCCTCGGCCTGGAGGCGGTGCTGCCGACCGGTGAGATCATCCGGACCGGGGGGCGGCTGTGGAAGGACGTCGCCGGTTACGACCTCACCCGGTTGTTGACGGGCTCGGAGGGCACGCTCGCAGTGGTGACGGAGGTGACGGTCGCCCTGGTGCCGGCGCCGGCGGACTCCCGTACCGGGGTCGCCTACTTCCCGGCGCTGGCCGACGCCGGCCGTGCCGTCGCGCGGGTCATCGCCGACGGCGTCGTCCCGGCCACGCTGGAGTTCCTGGACACCAAGTGCATCAACGCAGTCGAGGACTTCGCCGGCCTGGGCCTGGACCGCACCGCCGGCGCGCTGCTGCTCTTCGGCGACGACGGCGATCCGGACACCGTCGCGCGCAACCTGGAGCGGATGGCGCAATCGTGCGCCAAGGAAGGCGCGACCGGGGTGACCCTGGCCCAGGACGTCGCCGCGTCCGAGGCGCTGCTGACGGCGCGGCGGTGCTCGCTGCCGGCGCTGGCGCGGCTGGCACCGGTGACGGTTTTGGAGGACGTCGGGGTGCCGCGGCCGCGGATCGCCGAGATGGTCGGGCGCATCGACGAGATCGCCGACCGGCACGGAATCAGCGTCGCCACGTTCGGGCACGCCGGGGACGGCAACCTGCACCCGACCGCCGTCGTCGATCCCTCGGACGACGGAGCCATCGAGCGGACGAAGGCCGCCATCGGCGACATCTTCTCCGCGGCGCTGGAGCTCGGCGGCACCATCACCGGCGAGCACGGGGTGGGCGCGGCGAAGTTGCCGTGGCTGGCCGACCGGCTCGGCGCGGACCAGGTGGCGCTGCTGTCCCGGATCAAGGCAGCGTTCGACCCGGCCGGCATCCTCAACCCCGGGAAGACCGGCTCACCCTTCCCATGA
- the cydC gene encoding thiol reductant ABC exporter subunit CydC: MTATHGPIRRMLGMLRAHLGRLLLAVSASVVTELAALALMGTAAWLLARAAQQPPLAALSLAIVGVRAFATARGVFRYGERLASHDAALRALATLRGRVYDALVPLAPSGLPAYRSADLLSRMVSDVEAVQDLVVRVLVPVSTAVVVAGVAVGVTALVLPSAAVVLAVGLALAGIVVPLLMVRAARRTARRLAPARAELAARHTDLLHGSADLAVFGATEQALADADRAGDHLARLERRTALSTALGGAGAMLVQGATTVAVTVLALNAGSLAAVMVPVVALVALISFEPVLPLVPAVQRLLEAQASMRRVLAVLDAKAPVAEPPSPLPAPGRDVTIELRDVSVRYPGAEHDAVDGVSLRLAAGRRVAVVGASGSGKSTLLACLMRFIEPSAGTVLLGGHDVRDYDGDDVRGVITGVTQDAHLFHTTIRENLRLARPSATDDDLLAALELARLRDWVSSLPDGLDTEVGEGGGQVSGGQRQRLALARALLADPPVILLDEPTEGLDPQTADELVADLLDTTRGRTTVLVTHRLAGLDGVDEIVVLHAGRVVQQGTHADLVAVAGPYQDLWWASHPAATSK, translated from the coding sequence ATGACGGCGACGCACGGCCCGATCCGGCGGATGCTCGGCATGCTGCGGGCCCACCTCGGCCGGCTCCTGCTCGCGGTGTCCGCGTCGGTCGTCACCGAGCTCGCCGCGCTGGCGCTGATGGGGACGGCCGCCTGGCTGCTGGCTCGCGCCGCCCAGCAGCCGCCGCTCGCCGCGCTGTCCCTGGCCATCGTCGGTGTTCGGGCGTTCGCCACCGCGCGCGGCGTGTTCCGTTACGGCGAGCGGCTGGCCAGCCACGACGCCGCGCTCCGGGCGCTGGCCACGCTGCGCGGCCGGGTCTACGACGCGCTCGTGCCGCTGGCGCCGTCCGGGCTGCCCGCCTACCGCAGCGCGGACCTGCTCAGCCGCATGGTCTCCGACGTCGAAGCCGTCCAGGACCTCGTGGTCCGGGTGCTGGTGCCGGTGAGCACGGCCGTCGTCGTGGCCGGCGTAGCGGTCGGCGTCACCGCGCTCGTGCTGCCGTCGGCTGCGGTCGTGCTGGCCGTCGGGCTGGCGCTGGCCGGCATCGTCGTGCCCCTGCTCATGGTCCGTGCGGCTCGGCGCACCGCCCGCCGGCTCGCCCCGGCCCGTGCCGAGCTGGCCGCCCGGCACACCGACCTGCTGCACGGCAGCGCCGACCTCGCGGTCTTCGGCGCGACGGAGCAGGCCCTCGCAGACGCCGACCGTGCCGGCGACCACCTGGCCCGGCTGGAACGCCGCACCGCGCTGAGCACCGCGCTCGGCGGCGCGGGCGCCATGCTCGTGCAGGGCGCCACCACCGTCGCGGTCACCGTCCTGGCGCTGAATGCCGGGTCCCTGGCGGCGGTCATGGTCCCCGTGGTGGCACTGGTCGCGCTCATCTCGTTCGAACCGGTGCTGCCGCTCGTGCCGGCCGTCCAGCGGCTCCTGGAGGCGCAGGCGTCCATGCGGCGCGTGCTGGCGGTGCTCGACGCGAAGGCGCCGGTGGCCGAACCGCCGTCGCCGCTGCCGGCCCCGGGGCGAGACGTCACGATCGAGCTGCGCGACGTGTCGGTGCGCTACCCGGGCGCCGAACACGACGCCGTCGACGGCGTGTCGCTACGGCTCGCCGCCGGCCGGCGGGTGGCCGTCGTCGGCGCCAGCGGGTCCGGCAAGAGCACGCTGCTGGCCTGCCTGATGCGGTTCATCGAACCGTCCGCCGGCACCGTCCTGCTGGGCGGCCACGATGTGCGCGACTACGACGGCGACGACGTGCGCGGCGTGATCACCGGCGTCACCCAGGACGCCCACCTGTTCCACACCACCATCCGCGAGAACCTCCGGCTGGCCCGGCCGTCCGCCACCGACGACGACCTGCTGGCGGCGCTGGAGCTGGCCCGGCTGCGCGACTGGGTGTCGTCGCTGCCGGACGGCCTGGACACCGAGGTCGGCGAGGGCGGCGGCCAGGTCTCCGGCGGTCAGCGGCAACGGCTGGCGCTGGCCCGGGCGCTGCTGGCCGACCCGCCGGTGATCCTGCTCGACGAGCCCACCGAGGGCCTGGACCCGCAGACCGCCGACGAACTCGTCGCCGATCTGCTCGACACCACCCGCGGCCGCACCACGGTGCTGGTGACGCACCGGCTGGCCGGCCTCGACGGCGTCGACGAGATCGTGGTGCTGCACGCCGGCCGGGTCGTCCAGCAGGGCACCCACGCCGACCTGGTCGCCGTCGCCGGCCCCTACCAGGACCTCTGGTGGGCCTCCCACCCCGCCGCCACCTCGAAATGA
- a CDS encoding MFS transporter: protein MRRLLLDLTPLRVSVPYRRLWIGISLSGIGTHLTTVAVGLQVYDLTGSTFNVGLVGLFALGPLVVLGLYGGSIVDAHDRRRVVLVTSSGLLAVAVAFAVQAWSDAGQVWLLYVLVAAQNGFFAVNSPARTAIIPRLLPTHLLPAANALASMSTNLGLTIGPLLAGVLIDQVGYGWTYSIEAVLLVVAFTTLVSLPPLPPEGRIRRAGLTSVLEGLSYLRTRPNVRMTFLVDMAAMILAMPRVLFPAIAATLLGGGSTTVGILVAGMATGSVLAGLFSGPLGHVRRQGRAVLVAVVGWGLAVTAFGVVLLLTPTDGAVSGDGGAAHWALWPAVFCMALAGAADTVSAVFRMTILQAATPDEMRGRLQGVFIVVVAGGPRLGDLVLGSMAEISSEALAAVAGGLLCIAVVVALALTQRRFARYDALDPTP, encoded by the coding sequence GTGCGCCGACTGCTTTTGGACCTTACGCCGCTCAGGGTCAGCGTCCCGTACCGCCGGTTGTGGATCGGCATCTCGCTCTCGGGGATCGGCACCCACCTCACCACCGTCGCCGTCGGCCTGCAGGTCTACGACCTCACCGGATCGACCTTCAACGTCGGGCTGGTCGGACTGTTCGCGCTCGGCCCGCTGGTGGTGCTCGGGCTGTACGGCGGCTCGATCGTCGACGCGCACGACCGGCGGCGCGTGGTCCTCGTCACGTCCAGCGGGCTGCTCGCGGTCGCCGTCGCGTTCGCCGTCCAGGCGTGGTCCGACGCCGGCCAGGTGTGGCTCCTGTACGTCCTGGTGGCGGCACAGAACGGGTTCTTCGCGGTCAACTCCCCCGCCCGGACGGCGATCATCCCGCGGCTGCTGCCGACCCACCTGTTGCCGGCCGCCAACGCGCTGGCCAGCATGTCGACGAATCTGGGCCTCACCATCGGGCCGCTGCTGGCCGGCGTCCTCATCGACCAGGTCGGCTACGGCTGGACCTACAGCATCGAGGCCGTGCTGCTGGTCGTGGCGTTCACGACGCTCGTGTCGCTGCCGCCGCTGCCGCCGGAGGGCCGGATCCGCCGCGCCGGGCTGACCTCGGTCCTGGAGGGCCTGTCCTACCTGCGCACCCGGCCCAACGTGCGCATGACGTTCCTCGTCGACATGGCCGCGATGATCCTCGCGATGCCCCGGGTGCTCTTCCCCGCCATCGCGGCCACGTTGCTGGGCGGCGGGTCGACGACGGTGGGCATCCTGGTGGCCGGGATGGCCACCGGGTCCGTCCTGGCCGGGCTGTTCTCGGGGCCGCTGGGCCACGTGCGCCGGCAGGGCCGGGCGGTGCTGGTGGCGGTGGTGGGCTGGGGGCTGGCGGTCACGGCGTTCGGGGTGGTGCTGTTGCTGACGCCGACGGACGGCGCGGTCTCCGGCGACGGCGGCGCGGCGCACTGGGCGTTGTGGCCGGCGGTGTTCTGCATGGCGCTGGCCGGCGCCGCCGACACCGTCAGCGCCGTGTTCCGGATGACCATCCTGCAGGCCGCCACGCCCGACGAGATGCGCGGGCGGCTGCAGGGCGTGTTCATCGTGGTGGTCGCGGGCGGGCCGCGGCTGGGCGACCTGGTGCTCGGCTCCATGGCGGAGATCAGCTCCGAGGCGCTGGCCGCCGTGGCCGGTGGCCTGCTGTGCATCGCGGTGGTGGTGGCGCTCGCGCTCACCCAGCGCCGCTTCGCTCGCTACGACGCCCTGGATCCCACCCCCTGA
- the cydD gene encoding thiol reductant ABC exporter subunit CydD: MDVPGQGRLPIGGVLLNQLARRLLASLPAYRVVALAFTLLAVAGAVAILVQAELLARALADGVLSRSGAEALAGTLALLAGVLAVRAGLSWAQQALAQRAAASIKASLRGKLLRRTQDLGPGWLAGQHTGGLTTTLGRGLDALDPYFTGYFPQLFIAAVVPLAVLVRIAAADLASAVIVLVTLPLIPIFGILVGMSTKRATDRQWRALERLGGHFLDLVAGLPTLRAFGRAKAQAAAVRRTAEEHRAATMGTLRIAFLSALVLELVATLSVALVAVPVGLRTLNGGLELETAFLILLLAPEAYLPLRALGSQFHASTEGLAVAERSFAVLDAPGAGPGTDGSRGRLPASDRVPDTATWSVRFENVSVRYPGRDEPALDDVSLTVAAGERLALVGPSGAGKSTLLGVLLGLVTPTSGRVLLVDDTGRETDLADLEPHQWRQRLAWVPQRPHLFARTVAENIRLGHPDATAAAVAEAARLAHADEFIATLPRGYDTPLGERGAGLSAGQRQRIALARAFLRDAPLLLLDEPTAGLDAGSEATVVDATARLMTGRTVVVVAHRPAMVLDADRVVRLERGHIVGGSDRAAVGVG; the protein is encoded by the coding sequence GTGGACGTTCCGGGACAGGGTCGGCTCCCGATCGGCGGTGTTCTTCTGAACCAGCTCGCCCGCCGGCTGCTCGCCAGCCTCCCCGCCTACCGCGTCGTCGCCCTGGCCTTCACCCTCCTGGCGGTGGCCGGGGCCGTCGCCATCCTCGTCCAGGCCGAGCTGCTTGCCCGGGCGCTCGCCGACGGTGTCCTGTCACGCTCCGGCGCCGAGGCCCTCGCCGGTACCCTCGCGCTGCTGGCCGGCGTGCTCGCCGTCCGGGCCGGGCTGTCGTGGGCACAGCAGGCGCTGGCCCAGCGGGCGGCGGCGTCCATCAAGGCGTCGCTGCGCGGGAAGCTGCTGCGCCGCACCCAGGACCTGGGCCCCGGCTGGCTGGCCGGGCAGCACACCGGCGGCCTCACCACCACCCTCGGCCGCGGACTCGACGCCCTCGACCCCTACTTCACCGGCTACTTCCCGCAGCTGTTCATCGCCGCGGTCGTACCGCTCGCGGTGCTGGTGCGCATCGCCGCCGCCGACCTCGCGTCCGCCGTCATCGTCCTGGTGACCCTCCCGCTCATCCCGATCTTCGGGATCCTCGTCGGCATGTCCACCAAGCGCGCCACCGACCGGCAATGGCGCGCTCTGGAACGGCTAGGCGGGCACTTCCTCGACCTCGTCGCCGGGCTGCCCACGCTGCGGGCGTTCGGCCGCGCCAAGGCGCAGGCCGCCGCCGTCCGCCGCACCGCGGAGGAGCACCGCGCCGCCACCATGGGCACCCTGCGCATCGCGTTCCTGTCCGCGCTGGTGCTCGAACTCGTCGCCACCCTGTCCGTGGCGCTCGTCGCCGTCCCCGTCGGGCTGCGCACCCTGAACGGCGGTCTCGAGCTGGAGACGGCGTTCCTCATCCTGCTGCTGGCGCCCGAGGCGTATCTGCCGCTGCGCGCACTCGGGTCGCAGTTCCACGCCAGCACCGAAGGGCTCGCCGTCGCCGAACGGTCGTTCGCGGTGCTCGACGCGCCGGGCGCGGGGCCGGGAACCGACGGCTCGCGGGGCCGGCTCCCGGCATCCGACCGCGTGCCGGACACCGCCACCTGGAGCGTCCGGTTCGAGAACGTGTCCGTCCGCTACCCCGGTCGCGACGAACCCGCGCTCGACGACGTCTCGCTCACCGTTGCCGCCGGCGAGCGGCTGGCGCTCGTCGGGCCCAGCGGCGCGGGCAAGAGCACCCTGCTGGGCGTCCTGCTCGGGCTGGTCACGCCCACCTCCGGCCGGGTTCTGCTGGTCGACGACACCGGACGCGAGACCGACCTGGCCGACCTCGAACCGCACCAGTGGCGGCAACGGCTGGCCTGGGTGCCGCAGCGCCCGCACCTGTTCGCCCGGACCGTCGCCGAGAACATCCGCCTCGGCCACCCGGACGCAACGGCCGCCGCCGTCGCCGAGGCCGCCCGCCTGGCACACGCCGACGAGTTCATCGCCACCCTGCCACGGGGCTACGACACCCCGCTGGGTGAGCGCGGCGCCGGGCTGTCCGCCGGGCAACGCCAGCGCATCGCCCTGGCCCGGGCGTTCCTCCGCGATGCCCCCCTGCTGCTGCTCGACGAGCCGACCGCCGGCCTCGACGCCGGCAGCGAGGCCACCGTCGTCGACGCCACCGCGCGGCTGATGACCGGCCGGACCGTCGTCGTGGTCGCGCACCGCCCGGCCATGGTGCTCGACGCCGACCGGGTGGTGCGGCTGGAACGCGGGCACATCGTCGGCGGCTCGGACCGCGCCGCGGTGGGTGTCGGCTGA
- a CDS encoding trans-sulfuration enzyme family protein, with the protein MSSTDSPATRVVTAGRPDRAADAPLNEPVTFASTYHAGGEVGYGRYGNPSWTALETVLGDLEGGRALAFASGLAASSAVLSLLPEDAVVVAPDCAYLGVLDQLRERAAQGRATLRQVPVDDAAAVAAAADGATMVWLESPTNPNLDVTDIAAAATAARAAGAVTVVDNTFATPLLQRPLELGADLVVHSVTKLLAGHSDLVLGAVVAGSDDLYQRLDAHRRLHGSIPGPMEAYLALRGLRTLSVRLEKAQTTAALLASRLAGHPAVTKVRYPGFGTMCSIEVAGGAAATDKVVAGVRLWVHSTSLGGVESSLERRRRWPTESPTVDESLLRLSVGIEDADDLWADLAGALEAASA; encoded by the coding sequence ATGTCCTCCACTGATTCCCCGGCCACGCGTGTCGTCACCGCCGGCCGGCCGGACCGGGCCGCGGACGCACCGCTGAACGAGCCGGTCACGTTCGCCTCCACGTACCACGCCGGCGGCGAGGTCGGCTACGGCCGCTACGGCAACCCGTCGTGGACGGCGCTGGAGACCGTGCTCGGCGACCTCGAAGGCGGCCGGGCGCTCGCCTTCGCCTCCGGGCTGGCGGCCTCCAGCGCGGTGCTGTCCCTGTTGCCGGAGGACGCCGTCGTCGTTGCCCCCGACTGCGCCTACCTGGGGGTTCTCGACCAGCTGCGGGAGCGCGCCGCCCAGGGCCGGGCGACACTGCGGCAGGTCCCGGTGGACGACGCCGCTGCCGTGGCCGCCGCCGCGGACGGAGCCACCATGGTGTGGCTGGAGTCGCCGACCAACCCGAACCTCGACGTCACCGACATCGCGGCCGCTGCCACCGCGGCGCGCGCGGCCGGCGCGGTCACCGTCGTCGACAACACCTTCGCCACTCCCCTCCTGCAGCGGCCCTTGGAGCTGGGTGCCGACCTCGTGGTGCACAGCGTCACGAAGCTGCTGGCCGGCCATTCGGACCTCGTCCTCGGCGCCGTCGTCGCGGGATCGGACGACCTGTACCAGCGGCTGGACGCACACCGCCGGCTGCACGGGTCCATCCCGGGTCCCATGGAGGCCTACCTTGCTCTGCGCGGGCTCCGGACGTTGTCGGTCCGGCTCGAGAAGGCGCAGACCACGGCGGCGCTGTTGGCGTCCCGGCTGGCCGGGCATCCCGCCGTCACGAAGGTCCGCTACCCCGGCTTCGGCACCATGTGCTCGATCGAGGTGGCCGGCGGCGCGGCGGCCACGGACAAGGTCGTCGCCGGGGTGCGGCTGTGGGTGCACTCGACCAGCCTCGGCGGGGTGGAGTCGTCGCTGGAGCGCCGGCGCCGCTGGCCGACCGAGAGCCCAACCGTCGACGAGTCGCTGCTGCGGCTGTCGGTCGGGATCGAGGACGCCGACGATCTCTGGGCGGACCTCGCCGGGGCCTTGGAGGCCGCGTCCGCGTGA
- a CDS encoding DUF4432 family protein — protein MPDIRVSTSRGWEVVHLGSDELDVDVLPGKGGDVTSVRWRPLGVDVMWRTRWGLRARGETGTVGSSEAMLMHAYPGGWQTVFPNGGDATTEHGVEWGMHGEAWLASYDWHANGPASIELRTHLVRSPFSVVKRIAVTGPTVTVTETVTNEAAEPIEVMWSQHPAFGAPLVGPGARVETDARTAHVAPGTSAPWPMLPDGTDLARLPEERSGISRLAYLADFAEGRAGVVNDELGLRADLSWDTSLMPYAWYWLEAGGRTGFPWYSDAYVLALEPATSWPGRGIATVRATTGTQITIDPGQSRTSSVALTLAASP, from the coding sequence GTGCCCGACATCCGCGTCTCGACGTCCCGTGGCTGGGAGGTCGTCCACCTGGGCTCCGACGAGCTGGACGTCGACGTCCTGCCCGGCAAGGGCGGCGACGTGACCTCGGTGCGCTGGCGGCCGCTCGGAGTCGACGTCATGTGGCGCACCCGCTGGGGTCTGCGTGCCCGCGGCGAGACCGGCACGGTCGGCTCCAGCGAGGCGATGCTCATGCACGCCTACCCCGGCGGCTGGCAGACGGTGTTCCCCAACGGCGGCGACGCCACGACCGAGCACGGCGTCGAGTGGGGCATGCACGGCGAGGCGTGGCTGGCCTCCTACGACTGGCACGCCAACGGCCCGGCATCCATCGAACTGCGCACCCACCTGGTGCGCAGCCCGTTCTCCGTGGTGAAGCGGATCGCCGTCACCGGGCCGACTGTCACCGTCACCGAGACCGTGACGAACGAGGCGGCCGAGCCGATCGAGGTCATGTGGAGCCAGCATCCCGCGTTCGGGGCGCCGCTGGTCGGGCCGGGTGCGCGGGTCGAGACCGACGCGCGCACCGCCCACGTCGCCCCGGGCACCAGCGCGCCATGGCCGATGCTGCCGGACGGAACCGACCTCGCGCGCCTGCCGGAGGAGCGCTCCGGCATCAGCCGGCTCGCCTACCTGGCCGACTTCGCCGAAGGCCGGGCGGGCGTCGTCAACGACGAGCTCGGCCTGCGCGCCGACCTGAGCTGGGACACGAGCCTGATGCCGTACGCCTGGTACTGGCTGGAGGCAGGCGGCCGGACGGGGTTCCCGTGGTACTCCGACGCCTACGTGCTGGCGCTGGAGCCCGCCACGAGCTGGCCGGGTCGCGGGATCGCCACCGTGCGCGCCACCACCGGAACGCAGATCACCATCGACCCGGGGCAGAGCCGGACGTCCTCGGTGGCGCTGACGCTCGCCGCCTCCCCATGA